GATTTTgcagatgatgattctgatatAGAAAATGCTTTCAAGAGAGCTATGCCCTGGCTTGGAGATGACCTTGGAATGAAGGATGCTTCAAGTTCAATCTTCCCAGGTTTGAGTTTGGTGCAATGGATGAGCATGCAGCAAAATAATCAGTTCTCCACTGCCCAATCTGGATTTATGCCCCCATCCATGCTTTCATCCAATACACTGCATGGTAACCTTCCCACTGATGATCCATCCAAATTATTGAACTTCCAAGCTCCTGTCCTCTCTGCACCAAATCTACAATTTAACAAACCTAACATACCAAACCAAGTCAACCAATTGCAACAACCCCAAACATCGTGGCCTCCGCAGCATCAACAACAGCAGAAGGTGCAGTCATTGATGCCAACAACCTTAAACCCGCTCCAACAGCAGCAACAGAGGCAACAACAGCTGCCTGTACTGCAAAACCTGTCACAACCACAGCAACAACAGCCCCAAATGCCTCAACAGAGAGCACAACAGTCacagcaacagcaacaacagtCATGTCAACAGACCATCATCAATAATGAGGCAGTTTCTTCTAACCAGATTCCAAATCAGTGTGTGCAGCAACCAGTGACATACTCCCAGCTTCAGCAACAGCAATTACTCTCAGGAAATATCCCACCCCAACAAAGTTTTCAATCACCAAATAAGAATGCATTGCTGATGACATCCTTACCCCAAGATTCTCAGTTTCAACAAATTGACCAGCAAGCTAGTCTCTTACAGAGGCAGCAGCAACAGACACAGTTGCAATCATCTCCATTACAGTTATTGCAACAAAGCATGTCACAGAGGACGCCACAGCAACCACAAATGACACAAATGTCCCAGCAAAACAGCTCAGAGCAACAACCACAGTTGCAGTTGCTACAGAAATtgcagcagcaacaacaacaacaacaacagaaaCAACAACAACTCCTTTCCACTTCTAGCCCCCTTTTGCAGTCTCAGCTTCTACagcaacaacatactcatcaaCAAAACCAGCAATTACCGCAGCTGCCTCTATCACAGTGTCATCAGCCTCAACAGCTTGGCAATAATGCTTTCTCGATGGAGAAGCTTTTCAATGGCAACAACTACTCTTCTTCGGCTTTGATGCAAACACAACAGTTTCCTATGAACCAATCCCAAAATACACAGAAATCATTAACTAATACTAGAGCTCCTTCAACACTTACAGATGGAGATGCCCCATCATGCTCAACTTCACCGTCTACTAATAACTGCCAGATATCTCCTTCAAATCTGATTAAAAGAAATCAACAGTTACCAACCACATTAGGAGGACCTTCGGTAGTTGAACCTACAAATCATTTGATACAGGAGCTTCATAGAAAGTCTGAGATGCAGATCAAACACGAATTACCCTGTGTAAGAGGACCTGACCAGCTGAAGTGCAAAGGGACAATTGCTGATCAGATGGAAGCTTCTTCTGGAACATCTTACTCTATCGATCCTAATAATATCCACCAGAACTTCCCACTTCCCAGTTTCTGCATGGACGGTGATGTCCAATCGCACCCGAGAAATAATCTTCCATTTGCCTCTAATCTTGATGGATTAACACCTGACACTTTGCTCTCAAGAGGGTATGATTCTCAAAAAGATCTTCAAAACTTGCTGTCCAATTATGGTGGTGCTCCAAGAGACATTGAAACTGAGCTTTCCACTGCTGCCATTAGTTCACAGGCATTTGGGGTGCCAGACATGCCTTTTAAGCCTGGATGCTCCAGTGACATTGCCATCAATGATCCTGGGGTTTTGAATAACGGCATGTGGGCTAGTCAAACTCAAAGAATGAGAACATATACTAAGGTTCGTCATTTACTTGTTGAAAAATCTATACACCTATTATATTTGCTTAACACATACGGTATCTTAATGTTTAATGAAACAGAAATAGGGATGTCATGCAATTTTTAAATAGTACAAGTCAAACATCATTTTGTTACCTATATTTTAGTGGCTCGTGTGAAATGTTTATGACCAGTACATTtcctatatatttttattgatattgtcTAATATTCTTAGTTAAACTCGTTAACCTAAGTCAACACTCTCAGTTTCCTACCCACTAAgattaaagtaataattttagCATGACACCAGTACGGTCACGATCATGCCTCGATGGCCCCATCTTAACACTGCATATGAATTTGCCTAATGATTTCCTTTCCAATTCAATCATGTCCAACGGCCTTATCTTTTTCTGGTTCTGAATGTTCTTGTTTGAAATAAGAGTTTTGTATGTAAACTTCAGCATTGTTACCCAAAAATCAACCTCAAATGCTTTAGCCTCGATTACTTGtgtttaaatacattatttggATGATATTCAAATGCTTGATACTGTTTCCACATATTTTGAAGGTTCAAAAATGTGGCTCTGTTGGAAGATGTATTGATGTTACCCGTTACAAGGGGTATGATGAACTCCGGCATGATTTGGCTAGGATGTTTGGAATTGAAGGGCAGCTAGAAGATCCTCAAAGGACAGAGTGGAAACTAGTCTACGTAGATCATGAAAACGACATTCTTCTTGTTGGTGATGACCCTTGGGAGTAAGTAGTCCTCAATTCCTAGTTGTTCATAGTCCCTAATATTTCATCCAttcagatatttttttcttagtcTAAAACTTGCAATTCCTTGCAGAGAATTTGTAAGCTGTGTCCAGAGCATAAAGATATTGTCATCTGCTGAGGTACAGCAAATGAGCTTAGATGGAGATTTAGGACATGTTCCAGTCCCCAATCAAGCTTGTAGTGGGACAGATAATGGCAATGCATGGAGGGGACAGTATGATGATAACTCTGCAGCCTCGTTTAACCGATAATGATGTCTAGTATTGATATTTTGGAGCAATCATCAACTTGTATATTTTGAGACATGGAAGAAGACTAACTTAACCCATAAAATTTCTTGTTGGTGTTTCTATATATCACCAGTGCAAAGGAGATAAATTCATTGCCGGGATGCAGTTGATGGGTAGTGTAGAGCAGGTTGATACATAGAGGCATCCGGTTCAATGTCAATGCATGTTTTGAATGGTGAGAGAGAAGTTAGATACCTGGATGTACCAAGACCAGATTCCTTTTCCAGAAAGATGCAGATTCTATCTTTTGAACTGCTTTTCTTGTGGCTGCTAGCGCAAGCTTTGGattcttatcttttttcttgAGGTACAGCCATATAGGTCAGCTGgtgtataatatatatgattgtatTGTTCTTCTATAAAAGTGTTTTACTTACAGTTCTGTAAATCTGGTGGTCCTTAAAGTTAGATGAAGAAATTAGGTAACCAAGTGATGATAGGGAGAGTAAACAATACATGCCAAATTGTCAATGCTAGCTTTTGTACAAGTGACTACGTTGTTTTCATGATGGGAATTATGAAGtttgtttatgataaaaaaaaaaaaaatcatttattctCTTATTTGGACTTTTGGGTATAATGTGCTTTAAATTTCCAGGAATTGTCATAGGCACAATGATTTGTTTCTAATCTTATGTGTACTTGATAAATATGGTAAACATAGTCGAATAAAATTTCTACATATATGCTAAATATATCgtatattttcaattatcaaATCATACTTTCAACATTACAAAATCTTTATTTACTGCATAATAAGATTATACCTTCAATAATCACTCATAACCTAACATTTTCTCTCAAGATGGTGTGTTTATAGGTTATACTTGTTTTAGATCACAATTTATAGGCGTTTAGTTTATTAATGGTGGATTGAATTTGATATAATATGAAGTGAGAATTGATTATTGTAAATAAGCTTAATGCTGGATATTCTCTAATAATTGGAGTTAGTGAAAAGTTGTCGCaaccttttaatttcatttgtagTTGCCATGccacaatattttattttagcaaGTGTGTTATGTTTCTCTGGAGcattttttcatgtattttagTAAAACATTactcttgtttttcttttatttgtaccttatttctttttatctttttctttaacacTCTATTTCACTTCTGATCTAATATGATTTGAGAGAACAGTAATAACTCAATTCTGACTTAATTATTGTGAGAGCATACTAGTAAACTAAAACGGTTCAAATTGAGAtttcatcaatttaaaatagatGGGTTTATTTTGCAAtccattaaattaaaatataaactaacatCGTAATATAgatgttaaatatgtttaatggcAATGTCCCATAAAACACAGATGCTCACAAGTAAGctacaaatttaattactcaTAAATCCATGTTCCTTTATCTTCACATCAATTAACAAAATGTTCCAAGATATTGCAGAAGACGATTCAAAATCCAAGGCATATTGTCTAAGGAATAGATAgcaataaactatatttttcaatcgtcattacaattaaaaaaaaaatcccctTTCCTCAAGATGGACACGAAAAATTGAAGTTACAAAAACCAGACATATTGTTCCTAGGAGAGGACAGCAATGACATCTGAGACCCTCAAGGTAATATAGTCACCATCTTTGCCCTTGAAGTCATTTCCAGCATATTTGGAGTACAATACTGTGTTCCCCGGAGTCACGGACAATGGTTTTCTGTTGCCTTCATCGTCCAATTGCCCTGGACCAACTGCTATCACCTGTAACATACCAAGTATTAGGAAAACATTATTATTCGCTATTAAGATCCTTGATGACATACCAAGTAATAAGAATAATCCTATTAAACAGTGATATAGCTAGAATATCTTTTCAGACAGAAGAAGACTGATAGGATATTATAAGAGTGTAATACTGTTCCAATAGAAGGCTTCTCCTTGGTTGCTTCAGTAAGTAACAAACCACCAGCAGTTTTTTCCTCGGCTTCAGCAACCTGCATTCAATATTTAATCAATCAGGGGGTACATACATTTGATATGCATTTCATGCAGCAATTCAACTCTTTAAATATACTAgatataaatttgatttcagGAGGTTACATACAGGTCACATATTTACATATGCTAATTCAAAAAAACACACTAACCAATATAACAGTTATTctgaaaatccaaattaaaaagaTACTTCTACAACATAGGCATTACCAACATAAATCACTACCTATTGCCTGCAAGTGAAACTAAAATTAATCTGTCCCTTCTTGAGCATCATTCATAAAGAAGACAACTACTATTTCTGGTTCAAGAAACGACAATTCCTACATTTCTATATTATACATACTTCAATGTTTCATTTGGCGATCCGTTACCGTTATGGCTATTCACAATATCCGCATAGCAACAGTAATTGCAGCAGCATTAAACTTGCTTGCCAGTGTCAAATATCACAACGAAACCCTACCCCAATTTAGAAACATGTTGGCTATATTAGAAGTTTCATAACCTTTTGTTTAAAGGTTTGGATATATCGAAACAGatgtatgaaaaaaatgtaaaacatcgATGCCTCCCAAGGGACCACAGTGCCCCTTTAGATGCTGCTCTATTACGTATAAGAATATTAACAAAACTTAACATCTGTGCAGAACCTAAATACATCAAgagaattatattatatgattaagAACATGGTTGCCAAATGATCTATCACTTCCACCTAAAGATCCAAACACTGGAATAAGCAAAGGAAATACCTTTATGAGGACTCTATCATTCAAGGGTTTAAGTTCCTTGATGTCATCGGTTTCAAGGATACCGACAATGTCATCATCCTTCACAATAAGATGCTTTGTACCATTGAATTCTACCTCAGTACCAGCATATTTAGAATACACAACTTGCGCACCAGTCTGTATAAAGACAACACCACATCAAAGCATCACTGAGAGTCAACCTCACTCCTTTTCCCAGAAAATTAAACACAGACCACTAATGGTTAAAAGACTCTAACATAGCAGCAACATTACCTTCACACTAACATCTACTTTTGACTTCCCAACTGTCTTTCCTTCACCAACAGCAACCACCTCACCCCCTTGAGGCTTAGTTTGAGCGGTTGAGGGAAGCAAAATCCCACCGTCAGTTTTCTCTTCTGCTTCCTTAACTTTTATCAGTACTCTGTCACCCAGAGGCTTAATTGCGGTGTACTGCACAACAAACCAACAGTCACATGAAGCTATTGGATTATCAAAGCACaaacttttcattcaataaaccaAAATTGTTGAAATATGCCCTGTACTTCAAAATCTTCAATCATCAATTAACATTTCATTCCATAACTAAATTACAAGAcgatccaaaataaaataaaagccaatagaaaatactaaatatttGGTACATCATTGTTCAACAACGTGGAACAAACAAAAAAGGAGGAATTTTCATTTTGAGTTAATATTCTCTAATTTAAGaagattactaaaattaaataattatacaagCATTAtagaagaataaataaatatagaaatcaaATAAGTTTGTTTCAGGCTAGTTCCtcttaataatacatattttatgactaaACTAATCTTAACTTTCCGAAGAGTTCCTTGTATTTCTAGCTAACATTTTTTCTCCTTTCTGGATGTGGATAGATAAACCTATCCAAACATACATTAATAATCTCTCATAAATCTATATTAAGTATACACTCACAATAAAGTATTGAGAAATTTACTCTAGCACagcacataaaaaaaattataaataattcatcTTTTTCATATGCAAAAGTaagagttaaaataatatatataaatacagaCACACCTTAGGGGCAACAACAGTGGCAGCTTTAACTACCAACCCCCTGAAAGACCTCTGGGGAAGATTGCCAATCCTCACACGGCCCATCTGAAATGTCGAAGGCCGAAGCCTTTCAAACGATGTCGTAGGGACTGATGACGCTATTGCTGTGAGCTGAGTGCTGGCCATTGAGTGGAACTTACTTACACTGCACAAACCAAATTCATCAATGAAAAGGCAAACATTTTTTGAGTTTTGCgagcaaataataataatgttaagaGAAGAGAGTGGAATTGTGTACCTTAGTAGAGGCGAAGAAGAGAGGTTTGGGAGGAGAAGAAGGGGCGTTAAAAGCTGAAATGAAGATAATAAAACCCTAAATAGAGATAGGGGTTTTATCTGATGATAATGGACCCTTCTAGAACCAACTAGTGTGAGTCTGCACTCGTGAGCATAGGATAATGTGAGTCTGTTCGGAACCAACCTTCTTCCTAActagtttttgaaaaaataaaaggaaaaaatatatttaacagttttttttaacaattttttttatttgtgattagtctgtttaaaaaaaatgaaataaattgaaacgtgataaaaaaaattgttaatatatcttaatttaaaataaaataaatttatgaaaatataattaaaatttaatataaatattttattttataaaattaaataaaaatattttatgatatttattgtAGAAATATCTAACCCttctctctctttatatatattttaatttattttatgataatgaaATAGTAATTATTACTAGTAACatgtgtgtttatttttttatcatgaattattataattatttattataaaattaagtcaaatacttttttaattttattatataaagtttttatttacttatatatagttttataatcaAAAAACGATGTTAAGGTTAAAGAACCTATCACTTATATggtaaaattaatacaataattatttcaatcttaaaatacttttatttaaaaggtaaaattaaaaaataaatataaaaatataataaaaatcatttatacgtatatatagaaaattgtgaaattaaatataaataattttatttaaaataatttttgtttattttatgagtaattttaaaattaaaaattaactaaattttcttaaaaaattgttGTAACATCTAAAAAGAActacataatttatattttataagttatggagtataaaaagataaaaggagATAGACTATCTATCCTTAATTAAGTATCAGCATTCTCACTCTCCAACGTGTCAAATGAATGGATTTAACACCTCAACGTGTCAAAGTATCAGTACtgattagttaaataaaaacgTCTCTAATTCCATTAGGATAAATGTATTTAAAGAGCAACAATAGTACAAATGAGACTAACAACTTTGAAACTAAAacattagaaattaaattatattggtTAAATAAGAACGCCTCTAatccacatatatatatatatatatatatatatatatatatatatatatatatatatatatatatatatatatatatatatatatatatgtaaagaaaacattcttatatttttatagtaaattACAGTATTTAAGGTATGATATATTTTGGAATTTAATGCTTTGTCTTTAAAATTGGTTTCTAAGtgatgtaaaattattaaatatatcagaataaatatttaatttaatttaataagatactaaactctctttaaacatatattgaacctcaattaaataaaaaatataaaaattaaaatgaatcatacttaaatatataaaccaatTTACTAActaagttatttaaattatattttaaaagtatttagatTTTTACTAAGAAATCTAAAATTAGTGATGGAACTAATTATATAATCAGTCTAAAAAAATCGacctcacacacacatatattacatatatttcatgaattaataatttaataacattGAATGCATAACAGATTTCATTCGACGTTTAAAAAGCATATATTTGGTTCTCGAGATATCGTggaagaattttgaaattttaaagaaaaaatgtgaaGCTGGAAAAAGAATGGTGTGAAAATGGTGGAAGAAACAGCCAAAATCGTGTCCTCATTGCATTTAACAAATGGAGTACATCAAGCCCATGGGCTTAAACATCCGAATCACTTTTGCTCTTTAAAACCAACTTGGGCGTTGATCCTCCATTTGATCCTCCACATATTTGATCCTCCACTTCCCCATTCCAATTTtatctccttttttttatttatatttttattttttatttatattcttattatactcttaagtaaaatttattttataagttaattttaattccaaTATTTTAACGTAAAAaaacctaatttattttatcaatgttCTACGCTCTTTCtctcttgtttctttttcattgttgtttttttgaattcttttgtGCTCTCTTTTCTGAGAATTGGTGGAAGGAATGTTGCAATAGAGTTTTTCATCTCCGTCGATGGATATCTACATCCCTTTTCCGTTTATGCCCCGCATCTTCTTTTTCATAAATCCTCACGCAGAACAACATCACACTCACAGACAAAGCAACACTGAAACTCTATattacatacatttaaaaaaaaaccatcCAAAAATCAAGACAACTATGCTCAAGAAACGAAACGAGATGGAAACTAAACTCTCGTGCAGAGCCCTCCATAGAAACCAACAGCAACATGCGCGaaagaagaaatcaaaataaacaagcTAACCTCTCGAAGACCAACAACGAAAAACGAAACACCATCGTACCGCCGCACACACCAAAAGCCACGAAATGCACAGTAGAGGACTAAGAGTTGGAGGTCAGaagttaaaaaatgaaaacgatAGCGAAAAGGAGGAAACGGATCTGAAGTCTGAAAGTGGAAGTATTGTCTGTTAccgtgaataaaataaaaaagagaaaaataagaaaaaaaagtaagaaatctaggattttaaataaaagagagttaaaaaagtaaataacaaaatacaaataaggttattttaataatataaaaaaattaaaaaaaatggagagatgGAAGACCAAAAGGTAGAGGTGCAGGATCAACGCCCAACcaacttctttttttcatttggtcCACTCATACTTTAGTTGCAATGATTTGACACATCAtcgtataataaaaaaatacattaattttagtTACTGAGTAAGAAAACCTATACATGTTTCAagtactaaaaaattaaaataataattgttaaaaactAAATGTAAAATCTGCAAATTCTTTAGCAGCTAAAAATGcatttaaatcataataaaaatactaacaTCAACTCTGGGACAATTACAAAATAGTTTAAAGGTAATGatggtttttaataaaaaaaagtttaagataTATAATGATTTCTAAAagcttaaatttattttatataaaattattatctctttagaaaaccatttttttatagagttttttattttctctataattcttttaatcttCCCATTGTGATAAGAGCATCAAGTTCTATATAAGAGTAATTAATcaattagtttttcattttgagAAGTtgattttctatctttttctaatggtccaattatttttttctagagctgtcaaaacgggtaacccggcccGACCTGAtctggcccaccacgggttggtggataaacgggttggttcactagcccatttaattacattttttttaaaataaaaaaaatacaaattttctataatttaaaaaaatttcactctcaaaaaaattatgttaaagacaattaataaaaagtacaatataatccaaatgtcatccaaaaacaaacaaaaaacatacaaataagtttcttatattcatcattttttgttctttatccatttacaatattagaatcttgaatagataaatccacaatattatgctctcttgaatcatcttctttatctccatctacaattcaataaaaaaaaaaagtgttaactaatgatattgaaacacaaagtagtaaataattaaataaatttcccaaaaaaaagagaaccagtactcaacaacatcaacaaaaaattaataatttaatctgtaatataattttccaaattcaaagatatgaaaaagaacttgttcaaataatgtatactcaaattgtttaaataaaatgaacaaaatctgatacaagcatNtcagaacatgaaaaaaatcatttcatgtcttcaaatccccctgaacaaaaaacaaattcgcaaactcatatttttgtcattatagggtttttgaaaaaagaaaagaaagaaagaaaagtgagaaaacaaaaatgtggagaaaagagaagaaaaaaaggaagggtgttttacctgctccttgaagaatttcagtgaagtgagagtgagagcactatcaaatgagagcaagtacctt
This DNA window, taken from Vigna radiata var. radiata cultivar VC1973A chromosome 5, Vradiata_ver6, whole genome shotgun sequence, encodes the following:
- the LOC106762031 gene encoding auxin response factor 19, yielding MKAPPSGYLPNSTEGERKTINSELWHACAGPLVSLPPVGSLVVYFPQGHSEQVAASMQKEADFVPSYPNLPSKLICMLHNVALHADPETDEVYAQMTLQPVTKYDKEAILASDMGLKQNQQPTEFFCKTLTASDTSTHGGFSVPRRAAEKIFPLLDFSMQPPAQEIVAKDLHDSTWTFRHIYRGQPKRHLLTTGWSVFVSTKRLFAGDSVLFIRDEKQQLLLGIKRANRQQPALSSSVISSDSMHIGILAAAAHAASNNSPFTIFYNPRASPSEFVIPLAKYNKALYNQASLGMRFRMMFETEESGVRRHMGTITGISDLDPVRWKHSQWRNLQVGWDESTAGERPSRVSIWDIEPVVTPFYICPPPFFRPKFPKQPGMPDDDSDIENAFKRAMPWLGDDLGMKDASSSIFPGLSLVQWMSMQQNNQFSTAQSGFMPPSMLSSNTLHGNLPTDDPSKLLNFQAPVLSAPNLQFNKPNIPNQVNQLQQPQTSWPPQHQQQQKVQSLMPTTLNPLQQQQQRQQQLPVLQNLSQPQQQQPQMPQQRAQQSQQQQQQSCQQTIINNEAVSSNQIPNQCVQQPVTYSQLQQQQLLSGNIPPQQSFQSPNKNALLMTSLPQDSQFQQIDQQASLLQRQQQQTQLQSSPLQLLQQSMSQRTPQQPQMTQMSQQNSSEQQPQLQLLQKLQQQQQQQQQKQQQLLSTSSPLLQSQLLQQQHTHQQNQQLPQLPLSQCHQPQQLGNNAFSMEKLFNGNNYSSSALMQTQQFPMNQSQNTQKSLTNTRAPSTLTDGDAPSCSTSPSTNNCQISPSNLIKRNQQLPTTLGGPSVVEPTNHLIQELHRKSEMQIKHELPCVRGPDQLKCKGTIADQMEASSGTSYSIDPNNIHQNFPLPSFCMDGDVQSHPRNNLPFASNLDGLTPDTLLSRGYDSQKDLQNLLSNYGGAPRDIETELSTAAISSQAFGVPDMPFKPGCSSDIAINDPGVLNNGMWASQTQRMRTYTKVQKCGSVGRCIDVTRYKGYDELRHDLARMFGIEGQLEDPQRTEWKLVYVDHENDILLVGDDPWEEFVSCVQSIKILSSAEVQQMSLDGDLGHVPVPNQACSGTDNGNAWRGQYDDNSAASFNR
- the LOC106759639 gene encoding 20 kDa chaperonin, chloroplastic, which codes for MASTQLTAIASSVPTTSFERLRPSTFQMGRVRIGNLPQRSFRGLVVKAATVVAPKYTAIKPLGDRVLIKVKEAEEKTDGGILLPSTAQTKPQGGEVVAVGEGKTVGKSKVDVSVKTGAQVVYSKYAGTEVEFNGTKHLIVKDDDIVGILETDDIKELKPLNDRVLIKVAEAEEKTAGGLLLTEATKEKPSIGTVIAVGPGQLDDEGNRKPLSVTPGNTVLYSKYAGNDFKGKDGDYITLRVSDVIAVLS